The genomic stretch TCACCGATGCGCGCGACGATCTCCTGCATCCCCGGCAGGATGCCGCGCTCGGTGATGATGCGGTTCCAGACGTAGTAGCCCGTCAGGGCGAGGGTCCCCTCGACGACGTGGTTGTAGGTGACCGACGCGCGGACCTGCGCCTCCGGGGAGTGGTCGGTCCGGAGGGCGCCGAGCCGCTTGGGCAGCTCGTCGTAGAAGATCTGCTGGTAGCCGGCGTTCTGCTCGACGTACTGGTGCAGGTCCTCGGTCACGCCGATCGCGTCGAGCCACAGGCGGAAGGCCTGGGTGTGCTTCGCCTCCTCGAACGCGAACTGGGTCAGGTACATCTCGTCACCCAGCCGCCCCTCGGCGCTCATCGCCTCCATGAAGGGCTGGATGTCCTCGGTGACGGCCTCCTCCCCCGCGATGAAGAGGCTCGTGAGGGTCTTGATGAGGAACTGCTCGTCGTCGCTCAGCGCCGCCCAGTCGCGGGCGTCGGTGCTGAAGTCGATGTCGGCGGGGTTCCAGAACTTGGCGTTGCCGCCGGCGAACAGCTTGAGCGGCAGGGCGTCCCAGTTCAGACCGCCCTGGGACAGCGATCCGAAGCCGGTCCGCCGGCCGTCAGCGGTCCGGTTGGCCTTCGAGGGCGACGGGGTGAGGGTCACGGTGGTGCTCCCGAGCCGGGGGCGAGGACTGCGGTGACTGGCGTGGAGATGTTACAAATCCGGCTCTTATGTAACACCGACTCTACGGGACGGCCCTGCGGCTGTAAACCCCCGGTCGGCCGGGTCGGGTCAGCGCCCGCTGCCCTGCTGGGTGCCGGTCATCGGCCCGGCGACGTCGTAGAGGACGCAGGCGACGTCCCGATCCCCGCCGGCCCAGCTGGCCTCGGTCGGCACGAGGGCGTAGGTGAAGAAGCGGGACTCGGCGAAGGGGACCCCGACGTAGGTCTCGAAGGCCTGCCCGCGGCAGAGCTCGCGCGCCCCCTCCTCGAGCACCTCCAGGCCGGGGTATGGCGTGTCGGCCGGCTGGGTGAGCACGACGCTGAGGTACACCTCGCCGGTGTGCTCCGCGGCGCAGTCCGTCGGCGTGACCGATGCGACGTCCTCGGGCCGGCTGGTGTCGGTGACGCACGTCCCGGTCGGCAGCGCGCTGCCCCCGGGCGCGTCCGCGGCGGTCGGCAGGCCGGCGAGCGGCGCGCCGGTCGGGCCCGGCCCGATGGTCGGCGCCGGTGCCGCGGGGTCGACCGGGTCATCGGCGGTGGCGTCGGGGAGCGGCAGCGGTGTGGCGGTCGGGGCCCCGGACGGGGTCGCGGACGGGACCGCCGAGGGCTCGTCCGCGACGGGACCGGCGGTCGCGGGCACGCCGGCGGTCGGATCCGGGGT from Euzebya sp. encodes the following:
- a CDS encoding R2-like ligand-binding oxidase, giving the protein MTLTPSPSKANRTADGRRTGFGSLSQGGLNWDALPLKLFAGGNAKFWNPADIDFSTDARDWAALSDDEQFLIKTLTSLFIAGEEAVTEDIQPFMEAMSAEGRLGDEMYLTQFAFEEAKHTQAFRLWLDAIGVTEDLHQYVEQNAGYQQIFYDELPKRLGALRTDHSPEAQVRASVTYNHVVEGTLALTGYYVWNRIITERGILPGMQEIVARIGDDERRHMAWGTFTCRRHVAGDDAMWDVVQDQMTAMLEPALAIVRDPYERYPEKVAATNILTDMDEVVQYAFDRGTRRLGTIESARGRDVAEIDLDHSPAELEETFAAEDAEALAALR
- a CDS encoding septum formation family protein; translated protein: MPEPSQTRPSPVVGAIAVAIAALLVLAGLVVATRDDPVELTGGPAGATPDPTAGVPATAGPVADEPSAVPSATPSGAPTATPLPLPDATADDPVDPAAPAPTIGPGPTGAPLAGLPTAADAPGGSALPTGTCVTDTSRPEDVASVTPTDCAAEHTGEVYLSVVLTQPADTPYPGLEVLEEGARELCRGQAFETYVGVPFAESRFFTYALVPTEASWAGGDRDVACVLYDVAGPMTGTQQGSGR